A genomic segment from Methanolobus zinderi encodes:
- a CDS encoding PAS domain S-box protein, whose translation MYESSSVGIVKLSVSDKRIEQANGAFCRMLGYDEDEIIGKTLREISYSEDLPENIIQQKKLAAGEINSIQMEKRYLHKDGHPVWGLLHANLVFDKDKNPLYFVGNILDITASKQSQRILEESEKKYRAYVDNSPYPIFVADASGRFTDANPAAGVVTGYSEEELKGMSIPDICDPESLESMINHFKRVKTEGYASGEFVFVKSGGVRFYMQVEAVRIDDNTFIGLCVDTTERNITEQILLDAKILAENASNSKSEFLANVSHELRTPLNVVIGYSDVLLSEVSGKLNEDQRKFAASIKGAGSNLLELVNSLIYIAEIEGGNSRIELSEFDLPSLIEDMKKITGAVAAKKCVSIDFQIENDIGSIIADKSKFKMILHHLIGNSIKFNNDNGFVKVVIERKDGDIFVQVTDSGIGIPEERQQELFDPFVQLDWSHARKYEGVGIGLALVKSLIEMHSGTIDLKSKVGEGTTVAFTLPQK comes from the coding sequence ATATACGAATCCAGTTCTGTCGGCATTGTCAAGTTATCCGTATCTGATAAAAGGATAGAGCAGGCAAATGGTGCCTTTTGCAGAATGCTGGGATACGATGAGGATGAAATTATTGGCAAAACACTGAGGGAAATTAGCTATAGCGAAGATCTTCCGGAAAATATCATACAGCAAAAAAAACTGGCAGCCGGGGAAATCAATTCAATCCAGATGGAAAAACGTTATCTGCACAAAGATGGCCATCCGGTATGGGGCTTGCTTCATGCAAATCTTGTATTTGACAAAGATAAGAATCCTCTGTATTTTGTGGGGAATATTCTTGACATAACGGCAAGTAAGCAATCACAAAGGATACTTGAAGAGAGCGAAAAGAAATACCGTGCCTATGTGGATAATTCTCCCTATCCTATTTTTGTGGCGGATGCTTCCGGCAGATTCACAGATGCAAATCCTGCGGCCGGCGTAGTAACAGGATACTCTGAGGAAGAACTTAAAGGCATGTCAATACCTGATATCTGTGATCCGGAATCACTTGAATCAATGATAAATCATTTTAAAAGGGTGAAAACCGAAGGTTATGCTTCCGGCGAATTTGTGTTTGTAAAAAGTGGAGGAGTACGTTTTTACATGCAGGTCGAGGCTGTCAGGATAGATGATAACACTTTCATCGGACTCTGTGTGGATACTACAGAACGCAACATAACCGAACAGATACTGCTGGATGCAAAAATTCTTGCAGAAAATGCGTCCAATTCAAAAAGCGAGTTCCTTGCAAACGTCAGTCACGAACTGCGCACTCCGTTGAACGTTGTTATAGGTTATTCGGATGTCCTTCTGTCTGAAGTGTCAGGAAAGCTTAATGAGGATCAGAGAAAATTTGCAGCCAGTATAAAAGGCGCAGGTTCAAATCTACTGGAACTCGTTAATTCCCTGATATATATCGCAGAAATTGAAGGTGGTAATAGTAGGATCGAATTGAGTGAATTCGATCTTCCGTCATTGATTGAGGATATGAAAAAGATCACTGGAGCAGTTGCGGCTAAAAAGTGCGTATCAATTGATTTTCAAATTGAGAATGATATTGGTAGCATAATTGCAGACAAGTCGAAATTCAAGATGATACTTCATCACCTGATAGGAAATTCCATAAAATTCAATAATGACAACGGCTTTGTGAAAGTGGTCATTGAACGCAAGGATGGGGATATCTTTGTACAGGTTACAGATTCCGGAATCGGAATCCCCGAAGAGAGGCAGCAAGAACTGTTCGATCCCTTCGTCCAGCTTGACTGGTCTCATGCACGCAAGTATGAGGGTGTGGGTATCGGTCTTGCCCTTGTAAAAAGTCTTATTGAAATGCACAGTGGAACTATTGACCTGAAGAGCAAGGTCGGGGAAGGAACAACCGTTGCTTTTACACTTCCTCAAAAATAA
- a CDS encoding translation initiation factor IF-5A, with product MKVQVEVKELKEGKYVIVDDEPCVIKSISKSKPGKHGSAKARIDVIGLFDGQKRSIVGPVTDKVYVPIVERKTAQVLSVSGDIAQLMDMGDFSTFEITIPEEYKDRVNEGEEITYLTAMGKMKIDMR from the coding sequence ATGAAAGTGCAAGTTGAAGTAAAAGAGCTCAAAGAAGGAAAATACGTCATTGTGGATGATGAGCCCTGTGTGATCAAAAGCATATCCAAATCCAAGCCGGGAAAGCATGGTTCTGCAAAGGCAAGGATCGATGTCATCGGCCTTTTTGACGGACAGAAGAGATCCATTGTAGGTCCTGTTACTGATAAGGTCTACGTACCGATCGTCGAGAGAAAGACTGCACAGGTACTCAGCGTATCCGGCGACATTGCCCAGCTAATGGACATGGGAGACTTCTCCACCTTCGAGATCACCATACCAGAAGAATACAAGGACAGGGTCAACGAAGGAGAAGAGATCACCTACCTTACAGCAATGGGCAAAATGAAGATCGATATGAGATAA
- the speB gene encoding agmatinase — MFHKPEMMDALADYESARYVIFGVPFDGTSSFRSGSRWAPDAMRQASENFETYNHHFDIDYQDLLIHDAGNLEHYSTVDDTLQELSFAVEPIVADGKIPIMLGGEHSLTLPCVKACAKYSEEDIGFVVLDAHFDLREEYSGVKYSHACVSRHILNEVTDKYVTIGVRSGPREEWTYARENGIKYYTPDNVREKGIKEVLSEIIDYLGSSKIYLSLDMDALDPAYAPGLGTPEPFGLSDIEVRDVIHSLAPRSIGFDIVEIAPEYDSGQTALLGTKMLREFIAAHASDDSKNSLNKRDK, encoded by the coding sequence ATGTTCCACAAGCCTGAGATGATGGATGCCCTGGCAGACTACGAATCTGCAAGGTATGTTATTTTCGGGGTTCCCTTTGACGGTACATCATCTTTCAGGTCCGGAAGCCGCTGGGCACCTGATGCCATGAGGCAGGCTTCCGAGAATTTCGAGACCTATAACCATCATTTTGATATTGACTACCAGGACCTGCTCATACACGATGCAGGGAATCTGGAACATTATAGCACCGTGGACGATACCCTGCAGGAACTTTCCTTTGCCGTGGAGCCCATTGTTGCTGACGGGAAGATCCCCATAATGCTTGGCGGTGAGCACTCACTCACCCTTCCCTGTGTGAAAGCATGTGCAAAATACTCAGAAGAGGATATCGGCTTTGTGGTACTGGATGCACATTTCGACCTTCGCGAGGAGTACAGCGGAGTAAAGTACAGCCATGCCTGTGTCTCCCGGCACATCCTCAACGAAGTAACGGACAAGTATGTTACCATCGGTGTTCGCAGCGGTCCCAGGGAAGAATGGACCTATGCAAGGGAAAACGGGATCAAATATTATACACCCGATAATGTCCGCGAGAAGGGAATAAAGGAAGTACTCTCAGAAATCATCGATTACCTGGGAAGCTCAAAGATATATCTTTCACTGGATATGGACGCGCTGGACCCCGCATATGCTCCGGGCCTGGGTACACCTGAACCCTTCGGACTCAGCGATATTGAGGTAAGAGATGTCATACACAGCCTTGCACCAAGATCGATAGGATTTGATATCGTGGAGATTGCACCTGAATATGACAGTGGCCAGACTGCCCTGCTCGGCACAAAAATGCTCAGGGAATTTATTGCAGCCCATGCTTCAGACGATTCCAAAAATAGTTTAAATAAAAGAGATAAATGA
- a CDS encoding protein-L-isoaspartate O-methyltransferase, which translates to MGRRQNGMEYERKKARLVNSLRGQGVSEKVLEAMKKVPRHLFVPEVHRDSSYVDTPLPIGYAQTISAPHMVATMCSLLELEKGLKVLEIGTGSGYNAAVMAELVGKDGKVYTVERIEPLVNFAKVNLKNAGYENVVVIMANGSLGYPAEAPYDRISVAASAPDTPRMLLDQLKKGGLMVLPEGDIYQHLYLIKKDEDGNIVKEDWGGVTFVPLVGEDGFRFQTKP; encoded by the coding sequence ATGGGGAGAAGGCAGAACGGCATGGAGTATGAAAGGAAAAAGGCAAGGCTGGTAAATTCACTCAGAGGTCAGGGAGTCAGCGAGAAAGTACTCGAAGCAATGAAAAAGGTGCCAAGACACCTTTTTGTTCCGGAGGTCCATCGTGACAGTTCCTACGTTGATACGCCCCTGCCCATAGGTTATGCACAGACGATTTCCGCACCCCATATGGTTGCCACCATGTGTAGCCTGCTTGAGCTGGAAAAAGGACTCAAGGTGCTTGAGATCGGAACCGGTTCCGGATATAATGCCGCTGTAATGGCAGAGCTTGTCGGTAAAGATGGAAAAGTATACACAGTGGAGCGGATTGAGCCTCTTGTAAACTTTGCAAAGGTCAACCTTAAGAATGCAGGATACGAGAACGTGGTAGTCATAATGGCAAACGGCAGCCTGGGCTATCCCGCTGAAGCACCCTATGACAGGATATCCGTGGCTGCATCGGCACCCGATACACCCCGGATGCTGCTTGACCAGTTAAAAAAAGGTGGACTTATGGTATTGCCCGAGGGAGACATATACCAGCACCTCTATCTGATTAAAAAGGATGAGGATGGCAATATTGTAAAAGAGGACTGGGGAGGAGTGACCTTCGTGCCTCTTGTAGGAGAGGATGGGTTCAGGTTCCAGACAAAGCCCTGA
- a CDS encoding matrixin family metalloprotease — MPYKKLKTAVLIGLILIFFTTIFAPGSTDYPKLNPMPWDNTTITVYIDDENVPEHYSPSYRTQVESALEYWSNGGNGQLEYTPEFVIVEEDDADILIMWVENLEEDAGVQDGVAGYAKPYVINGRYERVEIVLEVGNYQGYSWRQYGDTTMRDLARHEIGHALGLGHSNDRGDIMYPSYDQKLEADPLLLESTRPYLIAGMIIASSIILYYGIGWIHSRKRREKLEEEIFGDQDDEE, encoded by the coding sequence ATGCCATACAAGAAGCTAAAAACCGCAGTGCTGATCGGCCTGATCCTCATCTTCTTTACTACAATCTTCGCACCGGGCAGTACGGACTATCCGAAACTCAACCCCATGCCCTGGGATAATACGACGATCACGGTCTACATAGATGATGAGAACGTTCCGGAGCACTACAGTCCAAGCTACAGGACTCAGGTGGAAAGTGCCTTGGAGTACTGGAGCAATGGCGGTAACGGCCAGCTTGAATACACACCGGAATTTGTCATAGTCGAAGAGGACGATGCAGATATTCTCATAATGTGGGTCGAGAACCTTGAAGAGGATGCAGGAGTCCAGGATGGCGTTGCAGGTTATGCAAAACCCTATGTGATCAATGGCAGATACGAGCGAGTGGAGATCGTGCTGGAGGTGGGTAACTACCAGGGATATTCATGGAGGCAATACGGAGACACCACCATGAGAGACCTTGCCAGACATGAGATCGGACACGCCCTGGGACTTGGTCACAGCAATGACAGAGGAGATATCATGTATCCAAGCTACGACCAGAAACTAGAAGCTGACCCGCTGCTTCTTGAATCCACACGTCCCTATCTGATAGCCGGCATGATCATAGCATCCTCGATAATACTCTATTACGGAATAGGATGGATACATTCCAGGAAGAGAAGGGAGAAGCTCGAGGAAGAGATTTTCGGTGATCAAGACGATGAAGAATAA
- a CDS encoding methylated-DNA--[protein]-cysteine S-methyltransferase, with protein sequence MIKTMKNKTVFQAILRYFSGEEVDFSDYELDLSELTEFQQKVLTETRKIPYGETITYRELACRIGKEGASRAVGGALSRNPYPIIIPCHRVVSSSGTGGFCGENCGEKVEFKKKMLEMEKKALSDK encoded by the coding sequence GTGATCAAGACGATGAAGAATAAGACCGTTTTCCAGGCCATACTGCGCTATTTTAGCGGGGAGGAAGTTGATTTTTCAGATTATGAACTAGACCTGTCAGAGCTTACGGAATTCCAGCAAAAGGTACTTACAGAGACCAGGAAGATCCCCTACGGTGAGACCATCACATACAGGGAACTGGCCTGTCGCATTGGAAAAGAAGGTGCTAGCCGGGCCGTGGGAGGAGCGCTTTCCAGAAATCCCTATCCCATAATAATACCATGCCATAGGGTGGTCTCATCTTCAGGCACTGGCGGCTTTTGCGGGGAAAACTGCGGAGAGAAGGTCGAATTCAAGAAGAAGATGCTTGAAATGGAGAAAAAAGCCCTATCAGATAAGTGA
- a CDS encoding PAS domain S-box protein, whose translation MKPTVFLVKNKVKSKSSFQNIIEDDFDLVEISPCSATLEALQKVIPDLIVLEEDIKDPSAYEICQEIKSSDKYHFIPVIFTGRPLSLQDSLRLVESSADYYFAEPFDRNLTFDCLKSLIERKLRCKHLMEKYNELKKEVSENKPILPEFLYSKDEKHFSSTFEQFAVGITQIDREGYYQKVNDRFCEIVGYSREELLSMRFLDITFPDSRGLESELISRVLAGEINAYEIEKRYVHKKGHLVWVRVYASVVRDNSGSIKYSLNIIADISRQKRVAHFMKASHSSGQYTNPVLSALSSYPYLIKG comes from the coding sequence TTGAAACCAACTGTTTTTTTAGTTAAAAATAAAGTCAAAAGCAAAAGTTCATTCCAAAATATCATCGAAGATGATTTCGATCTGGTTGAAATAAGTCCGTGCAGTGCAACGTTAGAAGCACTGCAAAAAGTGATTCCCGATCTTATTGTTCTGGAAGAGGATATCAAAGATCCTTCTGCCTATGAAATATGCCAGGAGATAAAATCCTCGGACAAATATCATTTCATTCCTGTGATCTTTACAGGTCGTCCTCTGTCCCTGCAGGACAGTTTAAGGCTGGTAGAATCCTCTGCAGATTATTATTTTGCAGAACCTTTTGACAGGAATCTTACCTTTGATTGCTTAAAATCTCTTATCGAAAGGAAGCTGCGCTGCAAACACCTGATGGAAAAATATAACGAGCTTAAAAAAGAGGTTTCGGAAAACAAACCCATCCTGCCTGAATTTCTTTACTCCAAAGACGAAAAGCATTTCAGTTCTACCTTTGAACAGTTTGCAGTAGGAATAACTCAGATCGACAGAGAAGGATATTATCAGAAGGTCAATGACAGGTTCTGTGAAATTGTCGGCTATAGCAGGGAAGAGCTCCTGTCAATGAGGTTCCTGGATATAACTTTTCCCGACAGCAGGGGATTGGAAAGTGAGCTGATATCCAGGGTACTTGCAGGTGAGATCAATGCCTATGAGATTGAAAAAAGGTATGTCCACAAAAAAGGTCATCTGGTCTGGGTCAGGGTATATGCCAGTGTAGTCAGGGACAACTCAGGTTCCATCAAGTATTCTCTTAATATAATTGCAGACATTTCCAGGCAAAAGAGGGTCGCTCACTTCATGAAAGCGAGTCATTCTTCAGGTCAATATACGAATCCAGTTCTGTCGGCATTGTCAAGTTATCCGTATCTGATAAAAGGATAG
- a CDS encoding HAD family hydrolase: MQKKVAVVFDSAGTLLHMYRVAKDAGTGMILEDIQSTLLVARKPHRALVIVNADLEEVSYCDPKLTLHGLIKQYDIKLDISCASRPFELEEVYGIIEKSDVCVSDVNDVVSHVRGHCPDIFYLAAGIIVDAQDYMIPYVLSTAGKMYSDTPAAIATLQDMGVDVFIASGDGYNNLEKLAMSIGIPMSFVHGVATTRDKERIVRELQEEYDSVVMVGDGMNDILALRAADVGILTVQQGDERPDVLRRSADVVVGNILEVATVAKSLLNSETLENHDQWPVFRS, from the coding sequence ATGCAAAAAAAAGTGGCTGTGGTCTTTGACAGTGCAGGTACCCTGCTTCATATGTACCGTGTTGCAAAGGACGCAGGTACCGGTATGATACTTGAGGATATCCAGTCCACTCTTCTGGTAGCCCGGAAACCTCACCGTGCACTTGTGATAGTCAATGCCGATCTTGAAGAGGTATCATACTGTGATCCGAAGCTTACACTCCACGGTCTGATCAAGCAATATGATATCAAACTGGACATAAGCTGTGCAAGCCGGCCCTTTGAACTTGAAGAGGTATATGGTATCATCGAAAAAAGTGATGTTTGTGTCAGTGATGTGAACGATGTTGTATCCCATGTTAGAGGACACTGCCCTGATATCTTCTATCTGGCTGCCGGTATAATCGTGGATGCCCAGGATTATATGATTCCCTATGTTCTGAGCACAGCAGGAAAAATGTACTCCGATACTCCTGCTGCCATCGCAACTCTGCAGGATATGGGTGTTGATGTTTTCATAGCATCCGGAGACGGTTACAATAACCTGGAAAAACTTGCAATGTCCATCGGTATTCCCATGAGCTTTGTACACGGGGTTGCCACCACCCGTGATAAGGAAAGGATTGTACGGGAATTGCAGGAAGAATACGATTCCGTGGTCATGGTGGGGGATGGAATGAACGATATACTTGCACTGAGGGCGGCGGATGTGGGTATTCTGACGGTGCAGCAGGGTGATGAAAGGCCTGATGTCCTGCGCAGATCTGCGGATGTGGTGGTCGGAAATATTCTTGAAGTGGCAACAGTTGCTAAAAGTTTGCTAAATTCAGAAACATTAGAAAATCATGATCAATGGCCGGTTTTTAGAAGTTAA
- a CDS encoding aldehyde ferredoxin oxidoreductase family protein, whose amino-acid sequence MFGWTGRTVIVDLENNAVTESRTKKKDAEKFLGGRGISCALMSRMAEPEVEPLDPENPLIFSTGPLTGSAAPLSGHFSICTRSPPTKGIFDSNAGGSFGSEMKFAGIDSLVIKGKAENPVYLHIEDEEVEILPADHLWGKNTAETTSLLEPKGKVACIGRAGEIMLPMASMVNDRIYGARGGHGAVAGSKNLKAVVIKGSNKPEVADRDAFEKSVEKANRLLVANPPASKGLAEYGTPVFVNLLNYMGILPAENFRKKDFQGAEKISGEFIAENYEINKTPCDACPIGCRRTFTDGTPVPDYDAIWAFGPNLGNSDLKTIIELNNICLDYGMDPVSCGASIASYMELNSFTVGDIDLKATLTGIGEGKSELSRGSHAYLCSQGATDIDMSVMGLEIPGYDPGASAGMALAYATSNKGACHLNAFMIAPEVMGKPMLLKRQSFDGKAALVQYFQNLAAVIDSLVLCPFAFFAMSEVELVSLLNAATGMDYSAEELLQAGERIYNLERILNRTDGAHEKEDILPGRFFGEDGIDREQFRNALSDYYHFRGWDTNGVPTGEKLKELDIAVKNETEFA is encoded by the coding sequence ATGTTTGGGTGGACAGGAAGAACGGTAATCGTTGATCTTGAGAACAATGCAGTTACCGAATCAAGGACAAAAAAGAAAGATGCTGAGAAGTTTTTAGGAGGCAGGGGAATTTCCTGTGCTCTGATGAGCCGGATGGCAGAGCCGGAAGTTGAACCATTAGACCCTGAGAATCCCCTCATCTTCAGCACCGGCCCGCTTACCGGAAGCGCTGCACCGCTTTCGGGACATTTCAGTATCTGCACAAGATCACCCCCTACAAAGGGTATCTTTGACTCCAACGCAGGAGGATCCTTCGGTTCGGAGATGAAATTTGCAGGCATAGATTCTCTTGTAATAAAAGGAAAGGCAGAAAATCCTGTTTATCTGCATATAGAGGATGAGGAAGTAGAGATACTGCCTGCGGACCACCTATGGGGGAAGAATACCGCTGAAACCACCAGCCTGCTGGAACCTAAGGGAAAAGTTGCATGCATAGGCAGGGCCGGAGAGATAATGCTCCCCATGGCCAGTATGGTAAATGACAGAATATACGGGGCCCGCGGAGGACACGGAGCTGTTGCAGGTTCAAAGAATCTCAAGGCTGTGGTTATAAAGGGAAGCAATAAACCTGAGGTCGCAGACAGGGATGCTTTTGAAAAGTCAGTGGAAAAGGCAAACAGACTGCTGGTTGCAAATCCGCCTGCATCCAAAGGACTCGCAGAGTACGGGACACCGGTATTTGTGAACCTGCTCAACTATATGGGAATCCTGCCTGCCGAGAATTTCCGAAAGAAGGATTTCCAAGGAGCTGAAAAGATCTCCGGGGAATTCATCGCTGAAAACTATGAGATCAACAAAACTCCATGTGATGCCTGCCCCATTGGTTGCAGGAGAACATTTACCGATGGAACACCCGTACCCGACTATGATGCCATCTGGGCTTTCGGGCCGAATCTGGGCAACAGCGACCTGAAGACGATTATCGAACTTAACAACATCTGCCTTGATTACGGCATGGACCCGGTATCATGTGGTGCTTCAATTGCTTCATATATGGAACTGAACTCCTTTACAGTCGGGGATATCGACCTGAAAGCCACACTTACAGGAATAGGAGAGGGAAAAAGTGAGCTTTCAAGGGGCTCTCATGCTTACCTCTGCTCACAGGGTGCCACAGATATCGACATGAGTGTCATGGGACTTGAGATACCGGGATATGATCCCGGAGCTTCGGCCGGTATGGCCCTTGCATATGCAACGTCCAACAAAGGAGCCTGCCATTTGAATGCATTCATGATCGCACCCGAGGTTATGGGTAAACCCATGCTGCTCAAAAGACAGAGTTTCGATGGCAAGGCCGCACTTGTGCAGTACTTCCAGAACCTTGCAGCGGTCATCGATTCACTCGTACTCTGCCCTTTTGCATTCTTTGCCATGAGTGAGGTTGAGCTTGTATCCCTTCTTAATGCTGCAACAGGCATGGATTATTCCGCAGAGGAACTGTTGCAGGCGGGAGAGCGAATATACAACCTTGAAAGAATCCTTAACAGGACAGATGGCGCCCATGAAAAGGAAGACATTTTGCCCGGAAGGTTCTTCGGGGAGGACGGTATCGACAGGGAGCAGTTCAGGAATGCCTTATCGGACTACTATCATTTCAGAGGATGGGATACGAACGGAGTTCCGACAGGGGAAAAACTTAAGGAGCTGGATATTGCAGTAAAAAATGAGACTGAATTTGCTTAA
- a CDS encoding HVO_0476 family zinc finger protein gives MNDEVEVVCPSCSPKIEVPHDVLKSGQNVVVQCQECGSVHPTTIEKPKKLDVKVIISREEESFTCTHRMTSEDAVIVDDEIIIDDEENDEVYPIIVTAIDTDEKRVNAAMASDINTIWGRAIDEVIVRISVHKGRKTQALEKRVPGGYEFTIGNSEKAEQTDFRITKIKKRDGSFLSSRGSVVEAKDIKRIFADEARRQGWGEGRTAWSMKGKRQGW, from the coding sequence ATGAATGATGAAGTAGAAGTTGTATGTCCGTCATGTTCACCTAAGATAGAGGTGCCGCATGATGTATTAAAATCAGGCCAGAATGTAGTTGTGCAGTGTCAGGAATGCGGTAGCGTGCATCCCACAACTATTGAAAAGCCGAAAAAGTTAGACGTAAAAGTAATAATAAGCAGGGAAGAGGAATCATTTACCTGCACGCACAGAATGACATCCGAGGATGCCGTTATAGTTGATGATGAAATAATAATCGATGACGAGGAGAACGATGAGGTCTATCCTATCATCGTAACAGCCATCGATACGGATGAAAAAAGAGTTAATGCCGCAATGGCATCGGATATCAATACCATCTGGGGAAGGGCCATTGACGAGGTGATAGTCAGGATATCCGTTCACAAAGGCAGAAAGACCCAGGCATTGGAAAAGCGGGTTCCCGGAGGTTACGAGTTCACGATAGGGAACAGTGAAAAAGCTGAACAGACGGATTTCAGGATCACAAAGATCAAGAAAAGGGACGGCAGCTTCCTGTCGAGCAGAGGCAGTGTAGTCGAGGCCAAGGATATCAAGAGGATATTTGCGGACGAAGCAAGACGGCAGGGATGGGGAGAAGGCAGAACGGCATGGAGTATGAAAGGAAAAAGGCAAGGCTGGTAA